In Psychrobacter sp. P11G3, a single genomic region encodes these proteins:
- a CDS encoding D-Ala-D-Ala carboxypeptidase family metallohydrolase has translation MIKSKTHAYRQICQPIITLILCAGSVSAHAVIISDDSERRIQIRQSSSTSNNSNAYITPSTNSSYQRPGVTMLSGANASNGDSMQNLIVQKQRDFEIDARLSIEENKRVNVVRRGTTYSTANNTYNGAYNDSMNMDFNAWLNSNSYRARQVAEYERYLSARVGSQNVPPLSQLLTTARSWSKCGYEPYQLPPQELWSNIVPTLRLYSELKNQGILPLSSEIRSVYRNPGLNDCAGGADGSKHMNASAIDIWVPEYEDNLWRLSTMHDGLCQFWQYQGQPYNFGLGLYATGAIHLDTDGYRKWGFNHASSSSSCRY, from the coding sequence ATGATAAAATCAAAAACCCATGCGTATAGGCAAATTTGCCAACCTATTATTACCCTTATCCTATGTGCTGGCAGTGTCAGTGCTCATGCCGTTATTATCAGTGATGATAGTGAACGCCGTATTCAAATACGTCAAAGTAGCAGTACAAGCAATAACAGTAATGCGTATATAACACCCTCTACCAATAGCTCATATCAGCGTCCTGGTGTCACCATGTTGAGTGGTGCGAATGCATCAAATGGCGACAGTATGCAAAACTTGATTGTACAAAAACAGCGTGATTTCGAGATTGATGCTAGGTTGTCTATTGAAGAAAACAAACGTGTGAATGTAGTGAGACGCGGTACTACTTATAGTACAGCAAACAACACCTATAATGGTGCTTATAACGATTCTATGAATATGGACTTTAATGCATGGTTAAATAGCAATAGTTATCGTGCCAGACAAGTAGCAGAGTATGAGCGTTATCTTAGCGCACGAGTCGGATCACAGAATGTACCGCCATTGTCTCAACTGCTGACGACTGCCCGTAGTTGGAGTAAATGCGGATATGAGCCTTATCAACTGCCACCTCAAGAACTATGGTCTAACATTGTACCAACATTACGCCTTTATAGTGAGTTGAAAAACCAAGGCATTTTACCACTCAGCAGTGAGATACGTTCGGTATATCGTAACCCAGGTTTGAATGATTGTGCAGGCGGGGCAGACGGTAGTAAGCATATGAATGCAAGTGCTATCGATATCTGGGTACCTGAGTATGAAGACAATCTATGGCGCTTGAGTACCATGCATGATGGCTTATGTCAGTTTTGGCAGTATCAAGGACAGCCTTATAACTTTGGCTTAGGATTATATGCGACAGGGGCTATTCATTTAGATACTGATGGTTATCGCAAATGGGGATTCAATCACGCTAGTAGTTCCTCTTCTTGCCGCTATTAA
- the rodA gene encoding rod shape-determining protein RodA gives MSSNPQYRFSRQSHHLGQGHAPTLWQRIHIDPWLTLLLLTVCCIGLTILYSAASQDIGMVIRQMVSYGVAFAVMFTMAQIPPSLYRTFTPIFYVLGLILLVLVDIIGEVRMGAQRWINLPGFGSVQPSEFMKLGMPMMCAWFLSKRDLPPSASSIAITLALIIVPVLLIAKEPDLGTSLLVAASGIFVLFLAGLSWRLISAAVILAVPFIAFAWNFLLHDYQRTRVLTLLNPEADVQGAGWNIIQSKTAIGSGGLTGKGYLEGTQSHLHFLPEGHTDFIIAAFSEEFGLLGVMLLMFIYFCLLSRALYIAFTHPDVYSRLLAGAIAMSFFVYIFVNVGMVGGILPVVGVPLPFISYGGTAIVTLMAGFGLLMSIHTHKSG, from the coding sequence ATGTCTTCTAACCCGCAATATCGTTTTTCACGTCAAAGCCATCATTTGGGTCAAGGTCACGCACCGACACTATGGCAACGTATTCATATCGACCCATGGTTAACTTTACTGTTATTGACGGTTTGTTGCATTGGTCTGACGATTCTATACAGCGCCGCAAGCCAAGATATTGGTATGGTCATTCGCCAAATGGTCAGCTATGGGGTGGCATTTGCTGTGATGTTTACCATGGCGCAGATACCGCCCAGTCTCTATCGTACTTTCACGCCCATATTTTATGTCTTAGGACTTATATTATTGGTATTGGTAGATATTATTGGTGAAGTACGTATGGGTGCTCAGCGCTGGATCAATTTGCCTGGGTTCGGTAGTGTGCAGCCTTCAGAGTTCATGAAGCTTGGCATGCCAATGATGTGTGCTTGGTTTTTGTCTAAGCGTGATTTGCCACCGTCAGCGTCTAGCATTGCTATCACCTTGGCATTGATCATTGTACCGGTGCTATTAATTGCTAAAGAGCCCGATCTTGGTACATCACTACTGGTCGCTGCTAGTGGTATATTTGTGCTTTTCTTAGCAGGCCTCTCGTGGCGACTGATTTCTGCTGCTGTAATTTTGGCTGTGCCGTTTATTGCTTTTGCTTGGAACTTTTTACTCCACGACTATCAGCGTACGCGGGTATTAACACTACTTAATCCTGAAGCGGATGTACAAGGTGCTGGGTGGAACATCATTCAATCGAAGACAGCCATCGGTTCTGGTGGCCTCACTGGAAAAGGCTATCTGGAAGGCACGCAATCACACCTACATTTCTTACCAGAAGGCCATACTGACTTTATTATTGCCGCCTTCTCCGAGGAGTTTGGTTTACTCGGTGTGATGCTACTGATGTTCATTTACTTTTGCCTTCTGTCACGCGCCTTATATATCGCTTTCACCCATCCTGATGTTTATAGTAGATTGTTGGCTGGTGCTATCGCTATGTCTTTCTTTGTTTATATATTCGTCAATGTCGGCATGGTTGGCGGCATTTTACCTGTCGTAGGTGTTCCACTACCATTTATTAGTTATGGGGGTACGGCTATCGTGACTTTGATGGCAGGATTTGGCCTACTCATGTCTATCCATACGCATAAATCCGGCTAA